A single genomic interval of Ramlibacter sp. harbors:
- a CDS encoding flavodoxin domain-containing protein has protein sequence MKLKILVGTMTSTADYVAQAIQMDCADLVDDIEVQLMDGLDISAFDEDALYLICSSTYGSGDVPDNARHLYDSLDTAPKYLGHVRYGVIALGDSTYQQTFCFGGKKFDERLQGLGAQRIGDVWCHNASAGTMPEELGTAWCREWLALALAPAA, from the coding sequence ATGAAGCTCAAAATCCTCGTTGGAACCATGACCAGTACCGCTGACTATGTGGCGCAGGCCATCCAGATGGACTGCGCCGATCTGGTGGACGATATTGAAGTGCAGCTCATGGATGGCCTGGACATCAGCGCGTTCGATGAAGATGCACTTTATCTCATCTGCTCCTCCACCTATGGTTCCGGCGACGTGCCCGACAACGCGCGCCACCTGTATGACTCGCTCGACACCGCCCCCAAATACCTGGGCCACGTGCGCTACGGCGTGATTGCACTGGGCGACAGCACCTACCAGCAGACCTTCTGCTTTGGCGGCAAGAAATTTGACGAGCGGCTGCAGGGCCTGGGCGCCCAGCGCATCGGCGACGTGTGGTGCCACAACGCCAGTGCGGGCACGATGCCCGAGGAACTGGGCACGGCCTGGTGCCGCGAGTGGCTGGCGCTGGCCCTGGCCCCCGCGGCCTGA
- a CDS encoding helix-turn-helix transcriptional regulator, with the protein MQVMTDNEAKATLAELGARVRAWRARRGMTRKALATDSGLSERFLADVESGKGNVSINSLELAARALNISILELLQDAPRPALARVQGLLARLDDGQLDTAYSLLGSSFGLSDALGREKRVALIGLRGAGKTTLGEQLAAQRGVPFVELDRQIEREAGTSMNEILLLHGQAGYRRYERRALLRIAEDHPDGVVMTTGGSIVSERETFDLLQSHFWCVWLKASPEEHMSRVVAQGDMRPFDAGDNAKGGATREALDDIRRILASREALYARADAVVDTAARTVKQSLKDLERAVPSTHSPKETSR; encoded by the coding sequence ATGCAGGTCATGACCGACAACGAAGCCAAGGCCACGCTCGCCGAGCTGGGTGCCCGGGTGCGTGCCTGGCGCGCGCGGCGCGGCATGACGCGCAAGGCCCTGGCCACCGACTCCGGCCTGAGCGAGCGCTTTCTGGCCGATGTGGAAAGCGGCAAGGGCAATGTGTCGATCAACTCGCTGGAGCTGGCGGCCCGCGCGCTGAACATCTCCATTCTGGAACTGCTGCAGGACGCGCCACGCCCCGCGCTGGCGCGCGTGCAGGGCCTGCTGGCCCGGCTTGACGACGGCCAGCTGGACACCGCCTACAGCCTGCTGGGCAGCAGCTTTGGCCTGAGCGACGCGCTGGGCCGCGAAAAGCGCGTGGCGCTGATCGGCCTGCGCGGCGCGGGCAAGACCACGCTGGGCGAGCAACTGGCCGCGCAGCGCGGCGTGCCCTTTGTGGAACTGGACCGGCAGATCGAGCGCGAGGCCGGCACCAGCATGAACGAGATCCTGCTGCTGCACGGGCAGGCCGGCTACCGCCGCTACGAGCGCCGCGCGCTGCTGCGCATTGCCGAGGACCACCCCGACGGCGTGGTCATGACCACCGGCGGCAGCATCGTGAGCGAGCGCGAGACCTTCGACCTGCTGCAAAGCCACTTCTGGTGCGTCTGGCTCAAGGCCAGCCCCGAGGAGCACATGAGCCGCGTGGTGGCCCAGGGCGACATGCGCCCGTTTGACGCCGGCGACAACGCCAAGGGCGGCGCCACCCGCGAGGCGCTGGACGACATCCGCCGCATCCTGGCCAGCCGTGAAGCGCTGTATGCACGCGCCGACGCGGTGGTCGACACCGCCGCCCGCACCGTCAAGCAATCACTCAAGGACCTGGAACGCGCTGTTCCGTCCACCCATTCCCCCAAGGAGACTTCCCGATGA
- the boxC gene encoding 2,3-epoxybenzoyl-CoA dihydrolase: MNAMTEPLLFTQGDRELVRFETHPSKYQHWTLSVQGDVARLKLDINEDGGIKPGYKLKLNSYDLGVDIELHDALNRIRFEHPAVKVVVFESAKEKIWCSGANIYMLGVSTHGWKVNFCKFTNETRNGLEDSSRHDGLKSIAAVTGACAGGGYELALACDRIAMVDDRSSTVSLPEVPLLGVLPGTGGLTRVTDKRKVRRDLADIFCTTSEGVRADRARDWKLIDSHAKPQQFDALIATEIEALRAQSTRTSASKGIELTPLNPVIDDLGYHYTTVDAQVDRAARIATITVKAPAAAVESTPAAIEAAGANWWPLRMQRELDDLILNLRTNELEVGTWVFKTRGDANRVMQADAVLQAQKDHWLVRETTGALRRTLARIDVTSRSLIALVDQGSCFVGTLYELAAASDRIYMLDLPDSPDAAPALQLNAGNFGRYPMVNGLTRLATRFNEDDQTLAQLQGLQDSPLRADQALGLGLVTLTPDDIDWDDEIRIMLEERASLSPDAMTGMEASLRFPGKETMETRVFGRLSAWQNWIFIRPNAVGEDGALKLFGTGKKAKFDWKRI, encoded by the coding sequence ATGAATGCCATGACCGAACCGCTGCTGTTTACCCAGGGCGACCGCGAGCTGGTGCGCTTTGAAACGCACCCCAGCAAATACCAGCACTGGACCCTGAGCGTGCAGGGGGACGTGGCCCGTCTCAAGCTCGACATCAATGAAGACGGCGGCATCAAGCCCGGCTACAAGCTCAAGCTCAACAGCTACGACCTGGGCGTGGACATCGAGCTGCACGACGCGCTCAACCGCATCCGCTTCGAGCACCCGGCCGTCAAGGTGGTGGTGTTCGAGTCGGCCAAGGAAAAGATCTGGTGCTCGGGTGCCAACATCTACATGCTGGGCGTGTCCACCCATGGCTGGAAGGTGAACTTCTGCAAGTTCACCAACGAGACCCGCAACGGTCTCGAAGACTCCTCGCGCCATGACGGCCTCAAGTCCATCGCGGCCGTGACCGGTGCCTGCGCCGGCGGCGGCTACGAACTGGCACTGGCCTGCGACCGCATCGCGATGGTGGACGACCGCTCCAGCACCGTGAGCCTGCCTGAAGTGCCCTTGCTGGGCGTGCTGCCCGGCACCGGCGGCCTGACCCGCGTGACCGACAAGCGCAAGGTGCGCCGCGACCTGGCCGACATCTTCTGCACCACCAGCGAAGGCGTGCGGGCCGACCGCGCCCGTGACTGGAAGCTGATCGACAGCCATGCCAAGCCACAGCAGTTCGACGCCCTGATTGCTACAGAAATTGAAGCACTGCGTGCCCAGTCCACAAGGACTTCCGCCTCAAAAGGCATTGAACTCACGCCCTTGAATCCGGTGATTGACGACCTGGGCTACCACTACACCACGGTGGACGCGCAGGTGGACCGCGCCGCGCGCATTGCCACCATCACGGTCAAGGCGCCGGCGGCGGCCGTGGAATCCACGCCCGCCGCCATCGAGGCCGCTGGCGCGAACTGGTGGCCTTTGAGGATGCAGCGCGAGCTGGACGACCTGATCCTGAACCTGCGCACCAATGAGCTTGAAGTGGGCACCTGGGTCTTCAAGACCCGCGGCGACGCCAACCGCGTGATGCAGGCCGATGCCGTGCTCCAGGCGCAAAAGGACCACTGGCTGGTGCGCGAAACCACGGGCGCGCTGCGCCGCACGCTGGCGCGCATCGACGTGACCAGCCGCTCGCTGATTGCGCTGGTGGACCAGGGCTCGTGCTTTGTCGGCACGCTGTACGAACTGGCCGCCGCCAGCGACCGCATCTACATGCTGGACCTGCCCGATTCGCCCGACGCCGCGCCCGCGCTGCAGCTCAATGCCGGCAACTTTGGCCGCTACCCCATGGTCAATGGCCTGACGCGCCTGGCCACCCGTTTCAATGAAGACGACCAGACCCTGGCCCAGCTGCAGGGCCTGCAGGACAGCCCGCTGCGCGCCGACCAGGCGCTGGGCTTGGGCCTGGTGACGCTCACACCCGACGACATCGACTGGGACGACGAGATCCGCATCATGCTGGAAGAGCGCGCCAGCCTCTCGCCCGACGCCATGACCGGCATGGAAGCCTCGTTGCGCTTCCCGGGCAAGGAGACCATGGAGACGCGCGTGTTCGGCCGCCTGAGTGCCTGGCAGAACTGGATCTTCATCCGCCCCAATGCGGTGGGCGAAGACGGCGCGCTCAAGCTTTTTGGCACGGGCAAGAAGGCGAAATTTGACTGGAAGCGCATCTGA
- the boxB gene encoding benzoyl-CoA 2,3-epoxidase subunit BoxB yields MSTIDLQALIPNNVNLGENRQLQRALEHWQPAFLNWWDEMGPSDFKAKEVYLRTAVGVDAQGWASYGYTPMPDYRWGIFMADKEEGRKIGFGDHMGEEVWQDVPGEYRSTFRRLIVTQGDTEPASVEQQRLLGHTAPSLYDLRNLFQVNVEEGRHLWAMVYLLHAHFGRDGREEAEELLMRHSGDADKPRILGTFNEPMDNWLSFFMFTYFTDRDGKFQLKSFAESAFDPLARTTRFMLTEEAHHMFVGETGVGRVIKRTLEVMKELDTDDVATLRKAGVIDLPTIQKFMNFWFTSSLDLFGSEASSNAANYFSNGIKGRPDEAKFADHVELETEMSIVVPDGKGGMKNETVSTRNGMNEITRLEYVKDCNVGVTRWNMAIKRAGVDFELKLPSTRFRRAVGVWAGVPTDPLGNPITQAEFDAKKNDWLPTEADIAFVKSLMNRVTEPGKMAAWIAPPDRGINANPVEYEYVKL; encoded by the coding sequence ATGAGCACCATTGACCTGCAAGCCCTGATCCCCAACAACGTCAACCTCGGCGAGAACCGCCAGCTCCAGCGCGCGCTGGAGCACTGGCAGCCGGCCTTTTTGAACTGGTGGGATGAAATGGGGCCGAGCGACTTCAAGGCCAAGGAGGTCTACCTGCGCACCGCCGTGGGCGTGGACGCCCAGGGCTGGGCCAGCTACGGCTACACGCCCATGCCCGACTACCGCTGGGGCATCTTCATGGCCGACAAGGAAGAGGGCCGCAAGATCGGCTTTGGCGACCACATGGGTGAAGAGGTCTGGCAAGACGTGCCCGGCGAATACCGCAGCACCTTCCGCCGCCTGATCGTGACGCAGGGCGACACCGAGCCGGCGTCCGTGGAGCAGCAACGCCTGCTGGGCCACACCGCGCCCAGCCTGTACGACCTGCGCAACCTGTTCCAGGTCAATGTGGAAGAGGGCCGCCACCTGTGGGCCATGGTCTACCTGCTGCACGCGCACTTTGGCCGCGACGGACGCGAGGAAGCCGAGGAACTGCTGATGCGCCACAGCGGCGATGCCGACAAGCCGCGCATCCTGGGCACCTTCAACGAGCCCATGGACAACTGGCTGAGCTTCTTCATGTTCACCTACTTCACCGACCGCGACGGCAAGTTCCAGCTCAAGAGCTTTGCCGAGAGCGCCTTCGACCCGCTGGCGCGCACCACGCGCTTCATGCTCACCGAGGAGGCCCACCACATGTTCGTGGGCGAAACCGGCGTGGGCCGCGTCATCAAGCGGACGCTGGAAGTGATGAAGGAACTGGACACCGACGACGTGGCCACGCTGCGCAAGGCCGGCGTGATCGACCTGCCCACCATCCAGAAGTTCATGAACTTCTGGTTCACCAGCTCGCTGGACCTGTTCGGTTCCGAGGCCTCGAGCAACGCCGCCAACTACTTCAGCAACGGCATCAAGGGCCGGCCGGATGAAGCCAAGTTTGCCGACCACGTGGAGCTGGAGACTGAAATGAGCATCGTGGTGCCCGACGGCAAGGGCGGCATGAAGAACGAAACCGTGTCCACCCGCAACGGCATGAACGAGATCACGCGCCTGGAGTACGTGAAGGACTGCAACGTGGGCGTGACCCGCTGGAACATGGCGATCAAGCGCGCGGGCGTGGACTTTGAACTCAAGCTGCCGTCCACGCGCTTTCGCCGCGCGGTGGGCGTGTGGGCCGGCGTGCCGACCGACCCGCTGGGCAACCCCATCACGCAGGCCGAGTTCGATGCGAAGAAAAACGACTGGCTGCCCACCGAGGCCGACATCGCTTTCGTCAAGAGCCTGATGAACCGCGTGACCGAGCCCGGCAAGATGGCCGCCTGGATCGCACCGCCCGACCGCGGCATCAACGCCAACCCGGTCGAGTACGAGTACGTGAAACTCTGA
- a CDS encoding DUF488 family protein: MSIRIVRLGTPRAPGEGLRIGTVRRPPRGVPKTEFARQDWYDVWYPNLAPSADTMQLGQAAQASGTDRDWAAFRKKYRSEMAEPDASRSLDLLAALSHASHFAVGCYCENEARCHRSLLRELLQERGAVVS, translated from the coding sequence ATGAGCATCCGGATCGTGCGGCTTGGAACGCCGCGGGCGCCGGGCGAAGGCCTGCGCATCGGCACCGTGCGGCGGCCACCGCGTGGTGTGCCCAAAACAGAATTCGCGCGACAGGACTGGTACGACGTGTGGTACCCCAACCTCGCGCCCAGCGCCGACACCATGCAGCTGGGCCAGGCCGCCCAGGCCAGCGGCACGGACCGGGACTGGGCCGCGTTCAGGAAAAAGTACCGCAGCGAAATGGCCGAGCCCGACGCCAGCCGCAGCCTGGACCTGCTGGCCGCGCTGTCGCACGCCAGCCACTTCGCCGTGGGCTGCTACTGCGAGAACGAAGCCCGCTGCCACCGCTCGCTGCTCAGGGAGCTGTTGCAGGAGCGCGGCGCAGTGGTCAGCTGA
- a CDS encoding PhoX family phosphatase, protein MTSPDLLHCPDRRFVLQSGAAAVVALLASGCALPAAASGRPPLGFTAVPPSAADTLQVPPEYEASLLYRWGEPTGLAGAMPPWRADASGSAADQALQAGMHHDGMHFFPLGTDGRRGLLVLNHEYTDEALLHPAGVARSLETTRKSQHAMGVSVIEVALGRAGWQQVRPSRYARRIHGNTPIRISGPAAGAPAMRTAANPAGDEVLGTFANCAMGVTPWGTYLTCEENFHGYFGGPGRPGADHPRSLRRYGVSPGGQWIDWWRHDARFDVTQHPHEAHRFGWVVEIDPMDPTATPVKRTALGRKAQESATCTRTRDGRVAVYMGDDARFEYIYKFVSRDRVQPGGYAANRELLDHGTLYVARFDDAGRGEWRELSAGRPGLEPAAGFASQADVLIDARSAADAVGATPMDRPEWIAVHPHSGEVYVTLTNNSQRGQPGKPPVDAANPRARNQFGHILRWREAGGDAAARRFDWDIFALAGDPAVPGAGTRYPGPQADPFGSPDGLHFDSGGLLWIQTDVSGPAMHHGDMAALGNNQMLCADLATGRIKRFLTGPRGCEVTGCVVTPDRRALFVNIQHPGETRDEGGSAGHWPDGGHSPPRPATVVVRRRDGGEVGT, encoded by the coding sequence ATGACCTCGCCCGACCTGCTCCACTGCCCGGATCGTCGTTTTGTCCTTCAATCGGGCGCCGCCGCTGTGGTGGCGCTGCTGGCCAGCGGCTGCGCCCTGCCCGCGGCCGCCAGCGGCAGGCCGCCTCTGGGCTTCACCGCCGTGCCGCCCTCGGCCGCCGACACGTTGCAGGTGCCGCCGGAGTACGAAGCCAGCCTGCTGTACCGCTGGGGCGAGCCCACGGGCCTGGCGGGTGCCATGCCGCCCTGGCGCGCCGATGCGTCCGGCAGCGCGGCCGACCAGGCCCTGCAGGCCGGCATGCACCACGATGGCATGCACTTCTTCCCCCTGGGCACCGACGGCCGGCGCGGCCTGCTGGTGCTGAACCACGAGTACACCGACGAGGCCTTGCTGCACCCCGCGGGCGTGGCGCGTTCGCTGGAGACCACGCGCAAGTCGCAGCACGCCATGGGCGTGTCGGTGATCGAGGTGGCGCTGGGCCGCGCGGGCTGGCAGCAGGTGCGGCCCTCGCGCTACGCGCGGCGCATCCATGGCAACACCCCGATCCGCATCAGCGGCCCGGCGGCCGGCGCCCCCGCGATGCGCACCGCCGCCAACCCCGCGGGTGACGAGGTGCTGGGCACCTTTGCCAACTGCGCCATGGGCGTCACGCCCTGGGGCACCTACCTGACCTGCGAGGAAAACTTCCACGGCTACTTTGGCGGCCCGGGCCGGCCCGGGGCCGATCACCCGCGCTCGCTGCGCCGCTACGGCGTGTCGCCAGGCGGCCAGTGGATCGACTGGTGGCGGCACGACGCGCGCTTTGACGTGACGCAGCACCCGCACGAGGCACACCGCTTTGGCTGGGTGGTCGAGATCGACCCGATGGACCCGACGGCCACGCCCGTCAAGCGCACCGCGCTGGGCCGCAAGGCACAGGAGAGCGCCACCTGCACCCGCACGCGCGACGGCCGCGTGGCGGTCTACATGGGCGACGATGCGCGCTTTGAATACATCTACAAGTTCGTGAGCCGCGACCGGGTGCAGCCCGGTGGCTACGCCGCCAACCGCGAGCTGCTGGACCACGGCACGCTGTATGTGGCCCGCTTCGACGACGCGGGCCGCGGCGAATGGCGGGAACTGTCGGCCGGCCGGCCCGGCTTGGAACCGGCAGCCGGCTTTGCCTCCCAGGCCGACGTGCTGATCGACGCGCGCAGCGCGGCCGATGCCGTGGGCGCCACCCCCATGGACCGGCCCGAATGGATTGCCGTGCACCCGCACAGCGGCGAGGTCTATGTGACCCTGACCAACAACAGCCAGCGCGGCCAACCCGGCAAGCCGCCGGTGGATGCAGCCAACCCGCGCGCGCGCAATCAGTTCGGCCACATCCTGCGCTGGCGCGAGGCCGGCGGCGACGCCGCGGCCAGGCGCTTTGACTGGGACATCTTCGCGCTCGCGGGCGACCCGGCCGTGCCGGGTGCCGGCACGCGCTACCCGGGCCCGCAGGCCGACCCGTTTGGCTCACCGGACGGCCTGCACTTTGACAGCGGCGGGCTGCTGTGGATCCAGACCGATGTGTCGGGGCCCGCCATGCACCACGGCGACATGGCCGCGCTGGGTAACAACCAGATGCTCTGCGCCGACCTGGCCACGGGCCGGATCAAGCGCTTCCTCACCGGGCCGCGGGGTTGCGAGGTGACGGGCTGCGTGGTCACGCCCGACCGCCGCGCGCTGTTCGTGAACATCCAGCACCCGGGCGAAACCCGCGACGAGGGGGGCAGCGCCGGCCACTGGCCCGATGGCGGCCATTCGCCCCCGCGCCCGGCCACCGTGGTGGTGCGCCGCCGTGATGGCGGCGAGGTGGGGACATGA
- a CDS encoding glutathione S-transferase N-terminal domain-containing protein, which produces MIDVYSWATPNGHKVHIMLEECGLPWRAIPVNIATGDQFKPEFLAISPNNKIPAMVDPQGPDGKPISLFESGAILLYLAAKTGKYLPEGDRNRYEVLQWLMFQMGGVGPMLGQAHHFRLYAPEKIPYAIDRYSNEAKRLYGVIDKQLSRHKFLAGKRYSVADIATFPWLRSWQNQGIVLSDYPHLEKWFHQIAERPAVQRGVKVLADLRKPLTDDKARETLFGKAQYQKR; this is translated from the coding sequence ATGATTGACGTTTACTCATGGGCCACGCCGAACGGCCACAAAGTTCACATCATGCTGGAGGAATGCGGCCTGCCCTGGCGCGCCATTCCGGTCAATATTGCCACCGGCGACCAGTTCAAGCCCGAATTCCTGGCCATCAGCCCCAACAACAAGATTCCCGCGATGGTGGACCCGCAAGGCCCCGACGGTAAGCCCATTTCATTATTCGAGTCGGGCGCCATCCTGCTGTACCTGGCTGCCAAAACCGGCAAGTACCTGCCCGAAGGCGACCGCAACCGCTATGAAGTGCTGCAATGGCTGATGTTCCAGATGGGCGGCGTCGGCCCCATGCTGGGCCAGGCCCACCACTTCAGGCTGTACGCGCCCGAGAAGATCCCCTACGCCATTGACCGCTACAGCAACGAGGCCAAGCGCCTGTATGGCGTGATCGACAAGCAGCTGTCGCGCCACAAATTCCTGGCCGGCAAGCGCTATTCGGTCGCTGACATCGCCACCTTCCCGTGGCTGCGCAGCTGGCAGAACCAGGGCATCGTGCTGTCGGACTACCCGCACCTCGAAAAATGGTTCCACCAGATCGCCGAGCGCCCGGCCGTGCAGCGCGGCGTGAAAGTGCTGGCCGACCTGCGCAAGCCCCTGACCGACGACAAGGCCCGCGAGACCCTGTTTGGCAAGGCGCAGTACCAGAAGCGCTGA
- a CDS encoding acyl-CoA dehydrogenase family protein — MDFEYSAKTKDLQTRLLKFMDDHIYPNEKAYKDELEANTAAGKRWSALKTIENLKPKARAAGLWNLFLPVDSAAASGYDGAGLTNQEYAPLAEIMGRVMWSSEVFNCSAPDTGNMETIARYGDDANKARWLKPLLEGQIRSAFAMTEPEVASSDATNICTRIERQGDEYVINGHKWWISGAADPRCAVYITMGKTDPDAPKHSQQSMVLVPADAKGIRVVRPLNVMGYDDAPHGHVEMYFENVRVPVSNILLGEGRGFEIAQGRLGPGRIHHCMRLIGLAERALELMCRRASSRVAFGKSVAAQTVTQERIAEARCKIDMARLLTLKAAWIMDLAGNKVARTEIAMIKVVAPTMACQVIDWAMQVHGGGGMCDDFPLAHAYASARTLRFADGPDEVHRNAIAKWELGKYGAYGKDADVPITRGS; from the coding sequence ATGGATTTCGAGTACTCAGCCAAGACCAAAGACCTTCAGACCCGGCTGCTGAAGTTCATGGACGACCACATCTACCCCAACGAGAAGGCCTACAAGGACGAACTCGAGGCCAACACCGCGGCCGGCAAGCGCTGGAGCGCGCTGAAGACCATCGAGAACCTCAAGCCCAAGGCCCGCGCCGCGGGCCTGTGGAACCTGTTCCTGCCGGTGGACAGCGCCGCCGCCTCGGGCTATGACGGCGCCGGCCTGACCAACCAGGAATACGCGCCACTGGCCGAGATCATGGGCCGCGTGATGTGGTCCAGCGAGGTCTTCAACTGCTCGGCGCCCGACACCGGCAACATGGAAACCATCGCGCGCTATGGCGATGACGCCAACAAGGCGCGCTGGCTCAAGCCCCTGCTTGAAGGCCAGATCCGCTCGGCCTTTGCCATGACCGAGCCCGAAGTGGCGTCCAGCGACGCCACCAACATCTGCACCCGCATCGAGCGCCAGGGCGATGAATACGTGATCAACGGCCACAAGTGGTGGATCTCGGGCGCCGCCGACCCGCGCTGCGCGGTCTACATCACCATGGGCAAGACCGACCCCGACGCGCCCAAGCACTCGCAGCAGAGCATGGTGCTGGTGCCGGCCGATGCCAAGGGCATCCGCGTGGTGCGACCGCTCAACGTCATGGGCTACGACGACGCGCCGCACGGCCACGTCGAGATGTACTTTGAAAACGTGCGCGTGCCCGTCTCCAACATCCTGCTGGGCGAAGGCCGCGGCTTCGAGATCGCGCAAGGCCGCCTGGGCCCGGGACGCATCCACCACTGCATGCGCCTGATCGGCCTGGCCGAACGCGCGCTGGAACTGATGTGCCGCCGCGCCTCGTCGCGCGTTGCGTTTGGCAAGTCGGTGGCTGCGCAGACCGTCACGCAGGAACGCATTGCCGAGGCACGCTGCAAGATCGACATGGCGCGCCTGCTCACGCTCAAGGCCGCCTGGATCATGGACCTGGCCGGCAACAAGGTAGCCCGCACCGAAATCGCCATGATCAAGGTGGTGGCGCCCACCATGGCCTGCCAGGTGATCGACTGGGCCATGCAGGTGCATGGCGGCGGCGGCATGTGCGACGACTTCCCGCTGGCCCATGCCTACGCCAGCGCGCGCACCCTGCGCTTTGCCGACGGCCCGGACGAAGTGCACCGCAACGCGATTGCCAAGTGGGAGCTGGGCAAGTACGGCGCCTACGGCAAGGACGCCGACGTGCCCATCACGCGCGGCAGCTGA
- a CDS encoding phosphotransferase — translation MSTANYDHFVGTRPVSDKHAFDTAALSAWLETNLPGFAGPLSVEMFKGGQSNPTYKLITPSQSYVMRAKPGPVAKLLPSAHAVEREFAVMSGLQGTGVPVPRMHCLCEDESVIGRAFYVMECMQGRVLWDQALPGMTPTERGAIYDEMNRVIAALHSVNFSERGLASYGKPGNYFDRQIGRWSKQYVASITQPIAEMDQLIEWLPAHIPAGARDEGKVSIVHGDYRLDNLMFHPTEPRVIAVLDWELSTLGHPLADFSYHCMAWHIPHAMSRGIGGLDLAALGIPTEDDYIRRYCDRTGLATPQELKADWNFYMAYNMFRIAAILQGIAKRVEAGTASSAQAVASGAGARPMAEMAWKFARQA, via the coding sequence ATGAGCACTGCCAACTACGACCATTTCGTCGGCACCCGCCCGGTCTCGGACAAGCACGCGTTTGACACGGCGGCGCTGTCCGCCTGGCTGGAAACCAACCTCCCCGGATTCGCCGGCCCGCTGAGCGTGGAAATGTTCAAGGGCGGCCAGTCCAACCCGACCTACAAGCTCATCACCCCCTCGCAGAGCTACGTGATGCGCGCCAAGCCCGGCCCGGTGGCCAAGCTGCTGCCCTCGGCCCATGCCGTGGAGCGTGAATTCGCGGTCATGAGCGGCCTGCAGGGCACCGGCGTGCCCGTGCCGCGCATGCACTGCCTGTGCGAGGACGAATCCGTGATCGGCCGCGCCTTCTACGTCATGGAGTGCATGCAGGGCCGCGTCCTCTGGGACCAGGCCCTGCCCGGCATGACGCCCACCGAGCGAGGCGCCATTTACGACGAGATGAACCGCGTGATCGCGGCGCTGCACAGCGTCAATTTCAGCGAGCGCGGCCTGGCCAGCTACGGCAAGCCCGGCAACTACTTTGACCGCCAGATCGGCCGCTGGAGCAAGCAGTACGTCGCGTCCATCACCCAGCCCATCGCCGAGATGGACCAGCTCATCGAATGGCTGCCGGCCCACATCCCGGCCGGCGCGCGCGACGAGGGCAAGGTCTCGATCGTCCACGGCGACTACCGGCTGGACAACCTGATGTTCCATCCGACAGAGCCGCGCGTGATCGCCGTGCTCGACTGGGAACTCTCCACGCTGGGCCACCCGCTGGCCGACTTCAGCTACCACTGCATGGCCTGGCACATCCCGCACGCCATGTCGCGCGGCATTGGCGGGCTCGACCTCGCGGCCCTGGGCATCCCGACCGAGGACGACTACATCCGCCGCTACTGCGACCGCACCGGCCTGGCCACGCCGCAGGAGCTCAAGGCCGACTGGAACTTCTACATGGCCTACAACATGTTCCGCATCGCCGCCATCCTGCAGGGCATTGCCAAGCGCGTGGAGGCCGGCACGGCCTCCAGCGCCCAGGCCGTGGCCTCGGGCGCCGGTGCCCGCCCTATGGCCGAAATGGCCTGGAAATTCGCCCGCCAGGCCTGA
- a CDS encoding Crp/Fnr family transcriptional regulator: MDDPILTIEERAAINSGRWFSSLSPSLRHDILRCAYVKRYKDGELIAARGDPPEDWIACAQGAVRVSSTSISGKQVTLTYVEPGIWFGDVAIFDGERRTHDAYAHGDSTILCVSRGDLRKILSQHTELYEAMLRLHARRIRQLFGLVEDLNTLPLRARLAKQLLHLVRSYGVPSLADGREVRIGLQLAQEELAQLLGASRQRVNQELKAMEREDAIRIEPGGLVVRNREALMHIIEADN, encoded by the coding sequence ATGGACGACCCCATTCTTACCATTGAAGAACGAGCAGCGATCAACTCCGGTCGCTGGTTTTCTTCACTATCCCCCTCACTGCGTCACGACATCCTCCGATGCGCCTACGTCAAACGCTACAAGGACGGCGAGCTGATCGCCGCACGCGGCGACCCGCCGGAGGACTGGATCGCCTGCGCCCAGGGCGCGGTGCGCGTGAGCTCGACCTCGATCTCGGGCAAGCAGGTCACGCTGACCTACGTGGAGCCCGGCATCTGGTTCGGCGATGTGGCCATCTTCGACGGCGAGCGGCGCACCCACGATGCCTATGCGCATGGCGACTCGACCATCCTGTGCGTGTCGCGCGGCGACCTGCGCAAGATCCTCTCGCAGCACACCGAGCTCTACGAAGCCATGCTGCGCCTGCACGCGCGGCGCATCCGGCAGCTGTTCGGCCTGGTGGAAGACCTCAACACCCTGCCCCTGCGCGCGCGGCTGGCCAAGCAGCTGCTGCACCTGGTGCGCAGCTACGGCGTGCCCTCGCTGGCCGACGGGCGCGAGGTGCGCATCGGCCTGCAGCTGGCGCAGGAAGAACTCGCGCAACTGCTGGGCGCGTCGCGCCAGCGCGTGAACCAGGAACTCAAGGCCATGGAGCGCGAGGATGCGATTCGCATCGAGCCCGGTGGCCTCGTGGTGCGCAACCGCGAAGCGCTGATGCACATCATTGAAGCCGACAACTAA